A segment of the Desulfurellaceae bacterium genome:
AGTCCGATCTTGGCCACCAGGCGGGGCGAGAAGTCGAGGCTGAGCAGCACGTCATACTGGTTGATGACGGTCAGGATCGGCCCGACGATGGCTGCGACCCTGATCGCCCGCCCAACGGTCTCGCGCCGAAACAGGTGATGGACAAAGCGGCGCAGGGAAACGGCCCGGCCGGACCGGGCCGGTACCTGGGCCACTAGAGTACCTCCTCAAAGAACAGCCGCATGGCTTGCCACGAGCGGGTGTCGGCCGCCTCGTTATAGGCAATCCAGTCTATGCCCCGACTTGCGGCGTCCGGGTAGGTAAATCCGTGTCGGGTATGGCCATAGCTG
Coding sequences within it:
- the nrtS gene encoding nitrate/nitrite transporter NrtS, with product MAQVPARSGRAVSLRRFVHHLFRRETVGRAIRVAAIVGPILTVINQYDVLLSLDFSPRLVAKIGLTFLVPYSVSSFSSARAYMDNETAVDTPADGSP